The stretch of DNA GTCCAACTGCATCCATAGTCTTAGATGCAAATAAGAATGTTACCATTCCCCCTATAAATAATCCTATTAAAACTTGTGGATTAAGTATTGATAAATTAAAAGTAAATTCTATATTATTACTTTTAGCTATACTCTCAATTGAATCTTTATATGCTGCTATAAATGCAAGGGCTGTAAGGGCAGCTGAACCTATAGCAAATCCTTTTCCTGTAGCAGCCGTTGTATTGCCTAATGAATCTAATGCATCGGTTCTTTCTCTTACTATTGGATCTTGATTAGATATCTCTGCTATACCTCCAGCATTATCAGCTACTGGTCCATAAGCATCTGTTGCTAATGTCATAGCTAATGTTGATAACATTCCTACTGCTGATATAGCTATTCCATAAAGGCCTAAACTAAAATCATTATATCCCCCTGAAAAATAGAAGCTTGCAATTATAGAAATTCCAACTACTATAACAGGCATTGCAGTTGATGCCATCCCAAGAGATAATCCACCTATAATAGTTGTAGCAGCTCCTGTTTTTGTAGTCTCTGCAAGTTTTTTAGTAGGTTTATAATTATCACTTGTATAATATTCAGTAAAAAACCCTATAAATATTCCTGCTAAAAGTCCTGATAATATACTAAAATAAATCCCTATATTTTCAGTACCAAGAATACCTCTTACTATAAAAAATGATCCTATAGCAACAATTGCTCCTGATATATAAACTCCTCTTCTAAGTGCACTTAGTAAGTTCTTTTGTGTAGAATCTTCCTTTGCTTTAACAAAGAATGAAGCAAAAATAGATGCTATAACTCCAAGAGAAGCAACTAATAAAGGTACTGTTACTCCAGATTTTCCAAGTCCTGCTGCAACAGCTAGTGCACATGATGAAAGTAACGAACCTACATATGATTCATAAAGATCTGCTCCAAGTCCTGCTACATCTCCAACATTATCTCCAACGTTATCTGCTATAACTGCTGGATTTCTTGGATCATCTTCTGGAATACCAATTTCTACTTTTCCAACTAAATCAGCTCCTACATCCGCTGCTTTTGTAAATATTCCTCCTCCAACTCTTGCAAATAAAGCCATAGATGAAGCTCCTATACCAAAAGTCAACATGGTAGATGTTATTTTAGCTATACGCTCTACTTCTGGTAAGGATTCGTAATACCAATCAAGTACGTTATACCATATTCCTAAATCTAAAAGTCCAAGCCCTACTACTACTAACCCCATTACAGAACCACTAGCAAAGGCAACCTTTAATGCACCATTTAAACTTTTCTTAGCAGCATTAGCTGTTCTTGCATTAGAATTAGTTGCAACTTTCATTCCTAAAAAACCACTAAGTCCTGAAAAAAATCCACCTGTTAAAAATGCAAAAGGAACAAATATAGACATATATCCTAGTCTGCTTAATATAAAAAATATTATAAACATAATTAAGAAAAAGATACCAATACCCTTGTATTGACGAACTAAAAAAGCATTAGCACCTTTTCTAATACTTTGTGCTATACTTTTCATTAAGTCTTCACCTTTATCTAGCTTAAAAATAGTAAAGACTAAGTAAGCTGCAAATAGTAATGCCACACTAGCAAATACTGGGATAAAAACAATTAAATCCATTATAATTCCTCCTTATTTTAATAAATCTTTCCTTTTTTATAAGGTATTACATTTTATACTATGAATTTTAAATTACTATTAGACTAAATACTGATTAATTGTTTTAAATTATACTTATTTACGAGGATATTGTTTAAAAGCAAAAAGGATTCTAAAATAAAATTTATTTTAGAATCCTTTTTATTATAAAGCTCCGATATTACATTTTATTCCTATATTCTCTACTACCTTTTTTAACTCTTCCATATATTCTTCTGTTGGTGTAGTTATACTATCTTTTATTTTATATTTTCTTCCTATACATTCATATTTATTTACACCTAATCTATGATATGGCAATATATGAATTTCTTTAACCATTTTAAGAGTTTTAGCAAACTTAGCTATTTTCCCAATACTCTCTTTGTCTGAATTAAATTCTGGAATTACAGGTATTCTTATTATAGTTTCTACTCCAAGTTCAGAAATTCTTTTTGCATTTTCTAATATAATCTCATTTCTTTGTCCTGTATTTTTTAAATGTTTATCAGAATCCAAGTGCTTAATATCTAAAAGCACTAAATCTAACCACGGAATTACCTCATCTATAATTTCTTTAGATGCAAAACCTGTAGTTTCCATAGTCGTATGCCAAGCATTTGCTTTAAATCCCTTTAATAATTCTAAAGTAAATTTAGGCTGCATTAACGGCTCTCCACCTGATAAAGTAACTCCACCATTTGAATGTCTAAAATGAGTGGCATCTTTCTTTACTTCTTTAATAACTTCTTCTACACTTTTTTTCTCTCCCGATATAACTAAAGCTCCTGGATAACAAATATCTGAGCATTCTTTGCAATTTATACATTTTGTTCTATCTATTCTATTAACATCATTAAAATCAATAGCTCCTACATCACAAATATCTTTGCATCTTTTACAACCTAAACAATTTTTTATATTAAACATTAATTCCTCATTAGGATTTTGTGATTCTGGATTACTACACCATAAACAAGATAATGGACACCCTTTTAAAAATACTATTGTTCTTACTCCCGGTCCATCATTTACTGAAAATCTTTGTATATTAAAAACAGTTCCTGTCTCATCATAATTTATCTTTTTATCTACCATACTCTAGCCCTTCTTTCATTTCATTATTAAATTTAAAAGTCCTGCTTTAATAAATATTGAATTTCAATATTTTAATAAAACAGGACCATAGGCTTAAGTTTTACATACTTTGTTCTGTTCTCTTTATAATATCATCCTGTACCCCTTTATCTAAACAGATAAATTGAGCACTATAACCTGCAACACGTACTATTAAATCCCTATAATTTTCTGGATGTTTTTGAGCATCCACTAATGTTTCTTTATCAATTACATTAAATTGTACATGCATTCCCTTTTTATCAAAATAACTTCTTATTAAGGCTGCTAAATTTTTTAATCCATTATCCCCTTCTAGAGAACGTGGATTAAACTTTTGATTAAATAGTGTTCCACTAGGAGCACTAAAATGATCTAGTTTAGCTACTGAATTTGCTGCTGCTGTTGGTCCATTTAAATCAGCTCCCCTAGTTGGTGATACCCCATCTGCTAATGGTGTATATGCACTTCTACCATCAGGAGTAGCTAAAACTAAACTACCTAAGTGAACATTATTAGATACTGGATATAATCCTGGAATAAATTTTCCACCACGTTGATTTGTGTGTTTTGATACTTCATTACAATATATTAAAGAACCTATACGTGTAAGTTCGTCAACTTCATCTATATCATTACCAAATTTAGGAGATCTATTAAGTAACATTTGCTTAATAGCCTGATGATTTAATTTCTTCATATCATCTTTTTCAAATTCACCAAAATTTGAATCAAGGGCTTCCTTCAATTCTTTTAAAGTTATCTTATTTTCATCAAATACAAGCTTTTTAATAGCCATAAATGAATCTCCAACATTAGCAACTCCTACCCCTAAAGGACCTGAAAAACGATAGTGTCCTCCACCTTCTTGAATTGATTTTCCTCTTTCTATACAATCATCTAACATACATGATAAAAATGGAAGTGGTGCTCTTTCTCTATGTGCAATATCAACACAATTATCTGCTGCAACCATTTGAGAAACAAAATATTTCATTTGCTTTTCATATGCATTTATCAAATCATCTAAAGATTTAAATGTAGTAAAATCTCCTGTATCTACTCCAACTTTCTTTGAATTACTGTCTCCATTATTTACAACTAACTCTAATATCTTAGCTAAATTAAAGAATGCTGCATCATACCATCCATCTGTTTTCGCTGGTTTTTGTGGTTCAACACAGCCTACTATTCCATAGTCTCTTGCATCTTCTAAAGTTAATCCTTGATTTACTAACATAGGTACGATTACTTCATCATTATAAAAAGCTGGAAGGCCTGTTCCTAATCTAGTTAATTCACAAGTTCTTATTAAGAAATCATCTGGAGTTTTACTCCATATTCTAACTGAAAGAGATGGTTGTGGTAATAATAAGCTTCCTGTTGCTTCAAGACACATATAAGATAATTCATTTGTTGCATCTTTTCCCTCCTCAGTTTGTCCTCCAACTATTAAATTTTGAAACATTGAATATCCACTAAAAGCTTTAGTTGTAGTTTCATCACGAACTTTGGTAAGATCATTAAATTTAACCCATAGACAATGAAGAATTTCTGTATTAAATTCTCTCATACTTTCATTTAAATTTATATCATGTTTATAATATGGGTACATATATTGATCAAAACGTGCAGGAGATATTGCATGCCCATTAGATTCTAAGCTTATAATTGCTTGTACAAACCAAAATGATTGACAAGCCTCATAAAATGTTTCAGCTGGATATTCAGGAACTTTAGTACATATTTTAGCTATATTTAGCAATTCATCTTTTCTTCTAATATCTGTTGTATCTTCTGCTAATTTTTCTGCTAATTTAGCATATCTTTTAGCATAATGTATTGCTGCTTTACAAGAAATTATTACAGAATCCCAAAACATTCTTTTTTCAACATAGTCCGGAGCTGACTTATCATAAGTATTTAATTTTTCTTCTACCTCTTCTATAATTCCCTTAAAACCTTTTTCTAAAACTTTTTTATAATCTACAGAAATATGTCCAAGACCATTAAAATAATAATTTGCTACAGTAAATACATTTGCTGCCATAGCATTTTTTGTTTCCTCTGACATATAAGATGTTGCTAATTCACTAACAGTTCTGCCTTTCCAGTATTTAAAAGTTTCTTTAAGATCTTTCTTAGTTTTTTCAGTAATTTTAAATGCATCAGATGTTCTCTTTTCAAATTTATCAAATTCATTTACCAACCACTCATTTGAAAATTCCGGAAAAACCTGTGCTGATCTAGGATTCTTTGTTAAACTTCCAACTATAAGTTCCTCATCCCTAATTACTATAGGAATTTCCATTAATACTGCTTCTAAAGATTTGGCTTTACGAATAATCATGGGTTCGTTTTCATTTTCTTTAAATGCTTTAGTTAATATTATTGCTCTATCTGCTTCAATGCAAGGCATTGCTGACATAACTTCTTCTTTTAATTTCTCAATTCTCTTAGTAGGCTTTATAAATCCTTTTGCTAAAATATCCATAGTGTACCCCCTAGCCTTATAATATATTTTAAAATTTACTCCTAAAGTATAGATTAACTATAGGAGTAAATCATTTTAATTTCTATATATTATAGTACCTTAAAATTTTATATTTCTTTAACACTTAATTGCCTACTTTATTATACTTTTTTTCCATTTTGTACAAGTTAATTCTTTTTATAATTTTTATGATACATTTTTGTTTTTTTCTCTCAAATATATACTTTACTTATTGTTATACTTTTCTCTATACTCTAAAGGTGTCATTCCTTCTACTTTTTTAAATACCTTACAAAAATAATTTGGTTCATTATAACCAATATAAAAAGTTATATCGCTTATACTAGTATTTGTGTTTTTAAGAATTTTTTTTGCTTCTTCAATTTTCCTATTTGTAACATATTTATTGAAATTAGTTCCCATAGTATTTTTGAAAGCTTTACTTAAATATGATATACTTAACTTCATACAACTAGCAATATCTTGCAACATGATATTGCTGTTTATATTATTTTCTATATAATTCAATACAAACTTTATTTCGTTATCTATAGAATAATCCTCACTTGTACCTATAATATCATTTATTGACTCTATTACTTTATCTGCCTTTATAGGCTTTAATAAATAATCATCGACTTTTAGCTTCAATGCTTGTCTTACAAGTTCAAAATCATCGTATATACTCATTAATATTATTTTTTATCTTTATCTTTCTTTTTTATTATTTTGCAAACCTCATATCCGTTTAATATAGGTAATAATGCATCAATAAATATAATATCTGGATTCAAATTTTCTACCATGTCTAAAACTTCATCACCATAGTTTGCTATACCTACAACTTTAACATTTTTAAACTTGTTATTTATAATTATTTTTAATGCTTCAACTTCTAAATTCTCATTATCAGCAAGTATGACTTTAACCATTTTTTACCTCTATTTATTTAAAGGAATTTTTATTTTTATTATATTCCCTAGATTTTCTCTACTTGTTATCTTTATCTTATATTCTTTACCATAATAATTATTAAATAAATCTCCTATATTTGAATCACTATTATTTAACATAAAAAATATCTCATTTTCCTTAATTCCTATACCATTATCTTCAATAATAATAACTCCTTCATTTTCTATAATCTTACCATTAATAACAATAAATCCATCTTTCTTTTTATAAGATAAACTATGCGTAATTATATATTCAATAAAATATAATAAAGTCATAGGAATTATCTTTAACCCTTTTGCTCTATCCTCTATATTAATTTTACACTTTATTCTATCCTCAAATCTTAAAGACTGAATCTTTAAGTAATTATTTATATTTTTTACTTCCTCTTCTATTGTAACTTGCTTTCCTATATTTTTTGATAAGTATCTTGTTATATCGCTGAAAGTGCAAATGGCCTCTTGAGTCTTTTTTGAATCTTCTATCAATGCAAGATTTGATATAGAGTTTAATGTGTTTAATTGAAAATTCAGACTTAGAGGTGTTTGTAAGAATTTAAAATCTGAAAAAATAAGCTTATTTTTAAGATAACTAATTTCATCTTCCTGTTTTTTTAGTTTAATATTATTAAAAGTTATTTCTTCTTTTAATCTATTTAAATCAGATTTATTTATTAATTGATTTACTATTATTTCTACTACTGAATATATTGATTTTAATTTTGAGTATTCTACATATCTTATATCTTCATATTTTCTTTTTATAATTGGATATTTTTTAAATAACCTTATTATTTCTTTTGACTTTTTATTTGATGAAAACTCTTCTTTATCTGTTTTTACTTGGCCAAAAAAAACAGCTCCAATATACTGATTATCTATAACGATAGGTATTGCAATATCTACTAATCCTGCTGGACATTTAAATATATAAGGTTTTTTCCTTATTGCTGATTCTAACCCCCCATGAGCATTAGCTGAACAGCATAAATCTAATCCTTCTTCAATGCTTCTTAAACTACTGCAAAAATCACAAAAATTAGAATAATTATTTATAGGATTCCCTCTAAAATCAACTATATTAAATGCAAGATCTGTAATTTCAGCAAGCTTATCTTGAAGGTCTTGCAACAAATCAATGTCTATTAAATCTTCTAACTGTCTATTTCTATCCATTGTAAGTCATCTACTTTCTTTATATTGTAAATTTGCCATTTAATACAATTATCGCATATTGGATTTTCATGTCAATATAACTAAAAGTTTATTTTAAAATATTATAAACTAAAGTCCAACAAATTTCTTTGCTGGACTTTTCTAAATAAAATAATTTAATATATAATATTTTATTTTGCTACTATTAATTCATTATCTTACAAATGTTATTTGTAAATTCTACTGGATCTTCTATAGTTAATCCTTCTATAAGTAACGCTTGATTATATAGTATATCTGTATATAGTCTAAACTTATCCTTATCACTTTCATAGTTTTCAATTAACTTTTTGAATACATCGTGATTTATATTTATTTCTAATACCCTATCAGCCTTTACTCTTTCTCCATTTGGCATAGCATTTAATACTTTTTCCATTTCAATTGTAACTTCCCCATCATTGGATAAGCATACTGGATGATTTTTTAACCTCTTAGATGCTCTTACAGCCTTAACTTTATTTGATAATATTTCTTTCATAGAATTAAATAACTCTTTATTTTCGTTATCTTCTATATTTTTATTATCCTCTGTATCTATACCTAAATCACCACTAGAAACTGATTTAAACTCTTTATCTTTATAATTCATTAATACTTTTATTGCAAATTCATCTATATCGTCTGTAAAGTATAGTATTTCATATCCTTTATCTAAAACAAGCTCTATTTGTGGAAGCTTTTCTATTCTTTCTTTTGATTCTCCTGATGCATAATAAATATACTTTTGATCCTCTTTCATTCTAGAGATATATTCATCTAACGTTACCATTTTCTTTTCCTTTGATGAATAGAACATTAAGAGGTCTTGAAGAGTATCTTTATTTATTCCAAAATCACTATATACTCCATATTTCAACTGTTGACCAAAAGATTTATAAAATTCTTCGTATTTTTCTCTTTCATTCTTTAATATATTTAATAGTTCATTTTTAATTTTATTTTTTATATTCTTAGCAATAAGTTTTAATTGTCTGTCATGTTGAAGTATTTCTCTTGAAATATTAAGGGATAAATCTTCTGAATCTACTATTCCTTTAACAAATCCAAAATAATCCGGTAATAAATCTGAACACTTATTCATTATTAAAACACCATTTGAATATAACTCTAATCCTTTTTCATATTCTTTAGTATAGAAATCATATGGTATCTTTTCTGGAATAAATAAAATTGCATTATAACTTACCGCACCATCTACACTAATATGAATATGTTTTATTGGCTTATCAAACCCATAATGCTTTTCAGCATAAA from Clostridium chauvoei encodes:
- a CDS encoding sodium-translocating pyrophosphatase, which codes for MDLIVFIPVFASVALLFAAYLVFTIFKLDKGEDLMKSIAQSIRKGANAFLVRQYKGIGIFFLIMFIIFFILSRLGYMSIFVPFAFLTGGFFSGLSGFLGMKVATNSNARTANAAKKSLNGALKVAFASGSVMGLVVVGLGLLDLGIWYNVLDWYYESLPEVERIAKITSTMLTFGIGASSMALFARVGGGIFTKAADVGADLVGKVEIGIPEDDPRNPAVIADNVGDNVGDVAGLGADLYESYVGSLLSSCALAVAAGLGKSGVTVPLLVASLGVIASIFASFFVKAKEDSTQKNLLSALRRGVYISGAIVAIGSFFIVRGILGTENIGIYFSILSGLLAGIFIGFFTEYYTSDNYKPTKKLAETTKTGAATTIIGGLSLGMASTAMPVIVVGISIIASFYFSGGYNDFSLGLYGIAISAVGMLSTLAMTLATDAYGPVADNAGGIAEISNQDPIVRERTDALDSLGNTTAATGKGFAIGSAALTALAFIAAYKDSIESIAKSNNIEFTFNLSILNPQVLIGLFIGGMVTFLFASKTMDAVGRAASKIVVEVRRQFKEIPGLMDGKSEPDYGACVDICTKSAQKELIIIAAIAILTPLIIGLILGPNGVAGLLAGSTVTGFVLAIMMANSGGAWDNAKKYIESGVLGGKGSDCHKAAVVGDTVGDPFKDTTGPSLNILIKLMSIVSIVFATVVLTFGML
- a CDS encoding glycyl-radical enzyme activating protein is translated as MVDKKINYDETGTVFNIQRFSVNDGPGVRTIVFLKGCPLSCLWCSNPESQNPNEELMFNIKNCLGCKRCKDICDVGAIDFNDVNRIDRTKCINCKECSDICYPGALVISGEKKSVEEVIKEVKKDATHFRHSNGGVTLSGGEPLMQPKFTLELLKGFKANAWHTTMETTGFASKEIIDEVIPWLDLVLLDIKHLDSDKHLKNTGQRNEIILENAKRISELGVETIIRIPVIPEFNSDKESIGKIAKFAKTLKMVKEIHILPYHRLGVNKYECIGRKYKIKDSITTPTEEYMEELKKVVENIGIKCNIGAL
- a CDS encoding glycyl radical protein, with product MDILAKGFIKPTKRIEKLKEEVMSAMPCIEADRAIILTKAFKENENEPMIIRKAKSLEAVLMEIPIVIRDEELIVGSLTKNPRSAQVFPEFSNEWLVNEFDKFEKRTSDAFKITEKTKKDLKETFKYWKGRTVSELATSYMSEETKNAMAANVFTVANYYFNGLGHISVDYKKVLEKGFKGIIEEVEEKLNTYDKSAPDYVEKRMFWDSVIISCKAAIHYAKRYAKLAEKLAEDTTDIRRKDELLNIAKICTKVPEYPAETFYEACQSFWFVQAIISLESNGHAISPARFDQYMYPYYKHDINLNESMREFNTEILHCLWVKFNDLTKVRDETTTKAFSGYSMFQNLIVGGQTEEGKDATNELSYMCLEATGSLLLPQPSLSVRIWSKTPDDFLIRTCELTRLGTGLPAFYNDEVIVPMLVNQGLTLEDARDYGIVGCVEPQKPAKTDGWYDAAFFNLAKILELVVNNGDSNSKKVGVDTGDFTTFKSLDDLINAYEKQMKYFVSQMVAADNCVDIAHRERAPLPFLSCMLDDCIERGKSIQEGGGHYRFSGPLGVGVANVGDSFMAIKKLVFDENKITLKELKEALDSNFGEFEKDDMKKLNHQAIKQMLLNRSPKFGNDIDEVDELTRIGSLIYCNEVSKHTNQRGGKFIPGLYPVSNNVHLGSLVLATPDGRSAYTPLADGVSPTRGADLNGPTAAANSVAKLDHFSAPSGTLFNQKFNPRSLEGDNGLKNLAALIRSYFDKKGMHVQFNVIDKETLVDAQKHPENYRDLIVRVAGYSAQFICLDKGVQDDIIKRTEQSM
- a CDS encoding DNA-binding response regulator, with the protein product MSIYDDFELVRQALKLKVDDYLLKPIKADKVIESINDIIGTSEDYSIDNEIKFVLNYIENNINSNIMLQDIASCMKLSISYLSKAFKNTMGTNFNKYVTNRKIEEAKKILKNTNTSISDITFYIGYNEPNYFCKVFKKVEGMTPLEYREKYNNK
- a CDS encoding response regulator gives rise to the protein MVKVILADNENLEVEALKIIINNKFKNVKVVGIANYGDEVLDMVENLNPDIIFIDALLPILNGYEVCKIIKKKDKDKK
- a CDS encoding PocR ligand-binding domain-containing protein — translated: MDRNRQLEDLIDIDLLQDLQDKLAEITDLAFNIVDFRGNPINNYSNFCDFCSSLRSIEEGLDLCCSANAHGGLESAIRKKPYIFKCPAGLVDIAIPIVIDNQYIGAVFFGQVKTDKEEFSSNKKSKEIIRLFKKYPIIKRKYEDIRYVEYSKLKSIYSVVEIIVNQLINKSDLNRLKEEITFNNIKLKKQEDEISYLKNKLIFSDFKFLQTPLSLNFQLNTLNSISNLALIEDSKKTQEAICTFSDITRYLSKNIGKQVTIEEEVKNINNYLKIQSLRFEDRIKCKINIEDRAKGLKIIPMTLLYFIEYIITHSLSYKKKDGFIVINGKIIENEGVIIIEDNGIGIKENEIFFMLNNSDSNIGDLFNNYYGKEYKIKITSRENLGNIIKIKIPLNK
- the htpG gene encoding molecular chaperone HtpG codes for the protein METKQFKAESQRLLDLMINSIYTHREIFLRELISNASDAIDKIYYKALVDESLSFEKDNYFIKISVDKENRVVKISDTGIGMTKDELDDNLGVIAKSGSLQFKKQNEIKDGYDIIGQFGVGFYSAFLVADMVTVISKAFGSNRAYKWQSKGIDGYTIEECEKDVVGTEIILNIKENTEDENFDEYLEEYRLKSIIKKYSDFIRYPIKMDVTNRKLKDGTENEYEEFKEEEIINSMVPIWRKNKNELKKEDYDNFYAEKHYGFDKPIKHIHISVDGAVSYNAILFIPEKIPYDFYTKEYEKGLELYSNGVLIMNKCSDLLPDYFGFVKGIVDSEDLSLNISREILQHDRQLKLIAKNIKNKIKNELLNILKNEREKYEEFYKSFGQQLKYGVYSDFGINKDTLQDLLMFYSSKEKKMVTLDEYISRMKEDQKYIYYASGESKERIEKLPQIELVLDKGYEILYFTDDIDEFAIKVLMNYKDKEFKSVSSGDLGIDTEDNKNIEDNENKELFNSMKEILSNKVKAVRASKRLKNHPVCLSNDGEVTIEMEKVLNAMPNGERVKADRVLEININHDVFKKLIENYESDKDKFRLYTDILYNQALLIEGLTIEDPVEFTNNICKIMN